The Sporosarcina ureae genome includes a region encoding these proteins:
- a CDS encoding catalase codes for MDKHNQQSHKQDKKDQQLEQYRKENTGPGKQMTEESGMKVSDDQKSLRAGKRGPLLMQDFHFYKKQSHFHRERIPEKVVHARGFGVYGNFEVYESMKDYTKAKFLQNVGEKTPVFVRFSNFVGSKGSKDTAVDIRGFAVKFYTEEGNYDSLSLQFPVFVLSDPMKFMEVTHAAKPNPKTDLPQATVAHDNFWDYVVSNTESAHMIMWLMSMRGRPRSWRMMEGYPVNTFRFVNDQGVSTFVRFVWKPKLGVHSLKLDEANLIGGVDPDYHRRDIVTAIETGSYPEYELGVQLIAEEDEFKYDFDILDDTKLWPEEVIPVKIIGKMTLNRLVDNFFAEEEQSAFNPSNVVPGIEFSNDPVLQGRSFAYRDTELYRQNTPNYEELPVNRPIAEVNNNLRDGSYKVPIDTGTVHYHNNSLADNTPAETPPEEGGYENYPGKVEGNITREQPSDSFEDHFTQARIFWNSLSKPEKDDLVESFSFHIGSVNNQDIRQKSVEMWANVDEEMATRIADNVGVDKPKTKQVKTDKSYPSLSQLNSPHSPMTQKVGVLVGNGFNGKELNNTLDMLAKNGVLIEVVSEKLGAVKGDDGTELVPAKSFLTSHPALYDAIYVVGGTSANQMMFDQHIEDFIRMQFMHLKPIGVASGQESFIQDQDAPGIITAADNSNFPEKFLEAIAKKRFWNRI; via the coding sequence ATGGATAAGCATAATCAGCAGAGTCACAAGCAAGACAAGAAAGATCAGCAGCTTGAGCAATATCGTAAAGAAAACACTGGACCCGGCAAGCAAATGACTGAGGAAAGCGGCATGAAAGTATCTGATGATCAAAAGTCATTGCGTGCGGGAAAACGTGGCCCTCTTCTCATGCAGGATTTTCATTTCTATAAGAAGCAATCGCATTTCCACCGTGAGCGGATACCTGAGAAAGTAGTCCATGCAAGAGGTTTTGGTGTCTATGGAAATTTCGAGGTCTATGAGTCTATGAAAGATTACACGAAAGCAAAGTTCTTGCAGAATGTGGGAGAGAAAACGCCTGTTTTCGTCCGTTTTTCCAATTTTGTTGGAAGCAAGGGTTCAAAAGATACAGCCGTAGATATTCGCGGCTTCGCGGTAAAATTTTATACAGAAGAGGGGAATTATGATTCACTCTCATTGCAATTTCCTGTTTTCGTCCTATCCGACCCGATGAAATTCATGGAAGTGACACATGCCGCCAAGCCTAACCCAAAGACCGATCTGCCTCAGGCAACGGTCGCACACGATAATTTCTGGGATTACGTCGTCAGCAATACTGAATCCGCTCATATGATTATGTGGCTGATGTCGATGCGCGGACGACCAAGAAGCTGGCGGATGATGGAAGGTTATCCAGTCAATACTTTCCGTTTCGTAAATGATCAAGGCGTGTCGACTTTCGTCCGTTTTGTATGGAAGCCGAAACTCGGAGTTCACTCCCTTAAGCTGGATGAAGCCAATCTGATAGGCGGTGTAGATCCTGACTATCATAGACGTGACATAGTTACAGCGATCGAAACAGGTTCCTACCCTGAATATGAACTAGGCGTACAGCTGATCGCGGAGGAAGATGAATTCAAGTATGACTTTGATATTCTAGATGATACGAAGTTATGGCCTGAAGAGGTGATCCCTGTTAAGATCATCGGGAAGATGACATTGAACCGCCTGGTTGACAACTTCTTCGCTGAAGAGGAACAGTCTGCATTCAATCCGTCAAATGTCGTGCCAGGCATTGAATTTTCGAATGATCCAGTATTACAGGGCCGTTCATTTGCTTATCGAGACACAGAACTCTACCGCCAGAATACACCGAACTACGAAGAGCTACCAGTCAACCGACCCATCGCAGAAGTGAATAATAATCTTCGTGACGGTTCTTACAAAGTTCCGATTGACACTGGCACTGTTCATTATCACAATAATTCACTTGCTGATAATACGCCGGCTGAAACCCCACCCGAAGAAGGTGGATATGAAAATTATCCGGGCAAAGTTGAAGGAAATATTACTCGTGAACAACCGAGCGATTCATTCGAAGATCATTTCACGCAGGCTCGAATATTTTGGAACAGTCTGAGCAAGCCGGAAAAAGATGACCTCGTTGAGTCTTTCAGCTTTCATATCGGCAGTGTAAACAATCAAGATATCCGTCAAAAAAGTGTCGAGATGTGGGCGAATGTGGATGAGGAGATGGCTACACGGATTGCGGATAATGTTGGTGTAGACAAGCCGAAGACCAAGCAAGTCAAAACGGACAAGAGCTATCCTTCTCTCAGCCAGCTCAATTCTCCGCATTCCCCGATGACACAGAAGGTCGGCGTTTTAGTCGGCAACGGGTTTAATGGGAAAGAATTGAATAATACACTGGATATGCTCGCCAAAAACGGTGTCTTGATCGAAGTAGTTTCCGAAAAGCTAGGAGCCGTAAAAGGTGACGATGGTACCGAACTCGTCCCTGCCAAGTCATTTCTGACATCGCACCCTGCGCTATATGACGCCATTTATGTCGTAGGTGGCACATCTGCAAATCAGATGATGTTCGATCAGCATATCGAAGATTTTATACGTATGCAGTTTATGCATTTAAAACCGATCGGCGTGGCATCAGGCCAGGAATCATTCATCCAGGATCAAGACGCACCTGGCATCATAACAGCCGCTGACAACTCAAACTTCCCTGAAAAGTTTCTCGAAGCCATCGCGAAAAAACGTTTTTGGAATCGGATTTGA
- a CDS encoding nucleoside deaminase: MLLDSEMKHVQRSVELAEIALHKGDQPFGSVLVSASGEVLAEDHNRTSGGDPTQHPEFALARWAADHMNAEDRAKATVFTSGEHCPMCASAHGLVGLGRIVYASSSKQLTQWKKEMGVTTPAPVKSYPIQEMVPAIEVVGPVEEYAEQVRELQRQYYQKNN; encoded by the coding sequence ATGTTACTAGATAGTGAAATGAAACATGTACAACGAAGTGTTGAATTAGCTGAAATTGCGTTACATAAAGGAGATCAGCCATTTGGTTCGGTGTTGGTTTCGGCGAGTGGTGAAGTGTTAGCTGAAGATCATAATCGTACAAGTGGTGGTGACCCGACGCAGCACCCAGAATTTGCTTTAGCGCGCTGGGCTGCAGACCATATGAACGCAGAAGATAGAGCGAAGGCAACAGTGTTTACGTCAGGTGAACATTGCCCGATGTGTGCGTCAGCTCATGGATTAGTCGGTTTGGGACGGATTGTATATGCTAGTTCATCGAAACAGTTAACGCAGTGGAAGAAAGAAATGGGTGTGACGACGCCTGCTCCTGTGAAAAGTTATCCGATTCAAGAAATGGTTCCTGCTATTGAAGTAGTTGGGCCGGTAGAAGAGTATGCAGAGCAAGTGCGTGAGTTGCAACGGCAGTATTATCAGAAGAATAACTGA
- a CDS encoding alcohol dehydrogenase catalytic domain-containing protein produces the protein MKAVTFQGKKSMVTKEVKAPSIQENSDVIVRITTSGICGSDLHLYHGGIVPEKDYVVGHEPMGIVEEVGSEVKTLKKGDRIVIPFNIGCGECFFCQHEMESQCDESNPHGEVGGLFGFAEPNGNYPGGQAEYLRVPYADFTSFKVPENSELDDEHLALLSDVIPTAYWSVLHSGLKKGDTAIILGSGPIGLMAQKFAWMQGAKRVISVDHVDYRLEHAKKTNKVETYNFKEHDEIGKLLHEETKGGADVVIDCVGMDGTVQPGETFGSSGDNQFGTISPIVTASEVVRKFGTVQLTGVYATDANNFPLGDFFTRNVSLKMGQAPVIHLMPELFKKIEAKEFDPTDIITHKVKLEDAADAYSIFDKKEDGCIKVLIQP, from the coding sequence ATGAAAGCAGTAACATTTCAAGGTAAGAAATCAATGGTCACAAAAGAAGTGAAAGCTCCTAGTATACAAGAAAATAGTGATGTAATCGTACGCATTACGACAAGCGGTATTTGTGGATCGGACTTGCATCTGTACCATGGCGGAATTGTGCCCGAAAAAGATTATGTAGTCGGACATGAGCCGATGGGAATTGTCGAAGAAGTAGGTTCTGAAGTCAAAACATTAAAGAAAGGCGACCGAATCGTCATTCCGTTTAATATAGGGTGTGGAGAATGTTTCTTCTGTCAACATGAAATGGAAAGTCAATGTGATGAATCCAATCCACACGGTGAAGTAGGAGGGCTATTTGGATTTGCTGAGCCCAATGGAAATTACCCAGGTGGCCAAGCGGAGTATTTACGTGTTCCATACGCGGACTTCACATCATTTAAAGTTCCGGAAAATAGCGAACTGGATGACGAACATCTTGCGTTGTTGTCAGACGTCATTCCAACAGCGTATTGGAGTGTCCTTCATAGCGGATTGAAAAAAGGCGATACCGCCATAATTCTCGGCTCCGGCCCTATTGGATTAATGGCACAAAAATTTGCTTGGATGCAAGGAGCGAAACGAGTCATTTCAGTAGACCACGTCGATTATCGTTTAGAGCATGCCAAGAAAACGAATAAAGTAGAAACGTATAATTTTAAAGAACATGACGAGATCGGCAAATTATTGCATGAAGAAACAAAAGGTGGCGCAGACGTCGTCATTGATTGTGTAGGGATGGATGGAACGGTACAACCAGGCGAAACGTTCGGATCTAGTGGAGATAATCAATTCGGCACAATCAGCCCGATTGTCACAGCTTCAGAAGTCGTACGGAAATTTGGTACCGTTCAATTAACAGGCGTTTACGCAACAGATGCAAACAATTTCCCACTCGGTGATTTCTTCACACGTAACGTTTCATTGAAAATGGGCCAAGCACCTGTCATTCACTTAATGCCTGAGCTATTTAAAAAGATCGAAGCAAAAGAATTCGACCCGACAGATATTATTACACACAAAGTAAAATTAGAAGACGCGGCAGATGCTTATTCTATTTTCGATAAAAAAGAAGACGGTTGTATTAAAGTATTGATTCAACCATAA
- a CDS encoding acyl-CoA dehydrogenase family protein, whose protein sequence is MKRPFMTEEHEQLRKSVRKFLQKEAVPFIDEWEKEQQVPRSFWKKAAAQGLIAPSVEEKYGGIGADFGYAVVISEEFEKVASGIGGIGLHNDIVIPYIQSYGSDEQKERWLTQAVTGDMISAIAMTEPGTGSDLAAVRTTAIRKGDRYIMNGEKTFITNGSSADFVIVVCKTDPTVSPAHKGISLLVVEKGMPGFTKGKKLNKVGQHANDTSELIFEDVSVPAENLLGEEGKGFYYLMEKLQQERLMCSIQSVASVQKMLDITLAYVKERQAFGKRIGDFQNTQFKMAEMQTKATIGQTFVDRLIIEHMQGKNVVDEVSMAKWWTSDLAQDVAIQCMQFHGGYGYMEEYEIARRYRDVAVNSIYAGTNEIMKVIIAKNMGL, encoded by the coding sequence ATGAAGAGACCATTTATGACGGAAGAGCATGAACAGCTCCGAAAATCAGTGCGGAAATTTTTACAGAAAGAAGCCGTACCTTTTATTGATGAATGGGAGAAAGAACAGCAAGTGCCCCGTTCATTTTGGAAGAAAGCTGCCGCCCAAGGGTTGATCGCACCATCAGTTGAAGAAAAATATGGCGGGATTGGTGCGGATTTCGGCTATGCTGTCGTCATTAGTGAAGAGTTTGAAAAAGTGGCAAGCGGCATCGGTGGAATTGGATTGCATAATGATATTGTCATCCCTTATATACAATCGTATGGTTCGGATGAACAGAAAGAACGTTGGCTCACGCAAGCTGTAACAGGAGATATGATTAGTGCCATTGCCATGACGGAACCAGGCACAGGTTCCGATCTTGCTGCAGTGCGGACGACTGCGATAAGAAAGGGAGACCGTTACATTATGAATGGGGAAAAGACATTCATCACGAATGGTTCTTCTGCCGACTTCGTCATTGTCGTCTGTAAAACGGATCCTACCGTATCACCTGCCCATAAAGGCATTAGCTTACTCGTAGTGGAAAAAGGAATGCCTGGATTTACAAAAGGGAAGAAGCTCAATAAAGTAGGGCAGCATGCGAATGACACGAGTGAATTGATTTTTGAGGATGTATCGGTTCCGGCAGAAAACCTTCTGGGTGAGGAAGGGAAAGGCTTCTACTACTTGATGGAGAAATTACAGCAAGAACGCTTAATGTGCTCCATTCAAAGTGTAGCTTCTGTGCAGAAGATGCTAGATATTACGTTAGCGTATGTAAAAGAGCGACAGGCTTTCGGCAAGCGGATCGGTGATTTCCAAAATACGCAATTTAAAATGGCAGAGATGCAAACGAAGGCAACGATTGGTCAAACATTTGTTGATCGTTTAATTATCGAGCATATGCAAGGCAAAAACGTTGTAGATGAAGTATCGATGGCGAAATGGTGGACGAGTGATTTGGCACAAGACGTGGCGATTCAGTGTATGCAATTTCATGGTGGCTACGGCTATATGGAAGAATACGAAATCGCTAGAAGGTATCGCGATGTGGCAGTTAATTCGATTTATGCGGGGACAAATGAAATTATGAAAGTGATTATCGCGAAGAATATGGGACTTTGA
- a CDS encoding acyl-CoA synthetase produces the protein MDIGLSLSRNARRIPEKTAVIYEDRSYTYHELNQEVNKLSHGLIQRGVKKGDKVALMMKNSDKFIIVYYAILKAGAITVPVNFRLTATEVSYILDDSDTSVVLFDEEYATLIDQATAGNSKVVVKITTGTTALHDQVLYQSVLQDRTDDPELSVDEADDAEILYTSGTTGYPKGALFDHHRVLHVAFNTSFILKIHPDDILLHAAPLFHSAQLNLFLVPGIYLGCTQVVHQNFEPQKILQAIDHYKISLFFGVPTMYNFLLQVPNKQQYDLSSVTRCGYGAAPMPVALLEKVMELFSTDQFYNMCGQTEGGPGGGAFLLPEDHKEKIGTGGKASLNTEIRVVDDHGEDILPGEVGEFIIQSEMVMKGYYNKPEETAKAIRNGWLYTGDLATIDEDGFVTLVDRKKDMIVSGGENVYSTEVEQALYRHPQLLDSTVVGLPDPVWGEKVVAIVVAKKDEKLDYAELKAFCKTHLADYKVPVEFIEEQEIPRNASGKVLKYRIREALVSNQAVNPHA, from the coding sequence ATGGATATTGGATTATCACTTTCCCGTAACGCGCGCAGAATACCTGAGAAAACGGCAGTTATTTATGAGGATCGAAGTTATACGTATCATGAGCTCAATCAAGAAGTGAATAAGCTGTCTCATGGCCTGATTCAACGTGGTGTGAAAAAAGGTGACAAAGTCGCGCTCATGATGAAAAACTCAGATAAATTTATCATTGTTTACTATGCCATTTTGAAAGCCGGCGCGATTACGGTACCTGTGAATTTCCGCTTAACGGCTACTGAAGTGTCGTATATTTTGGATGACAGCGATACAAGTGTTGTGCTGTTCGATGAAGAGTATGCTACGTTGATCGATCAAGCAACAGCAGGGAACAGTAAGGTTGTTGTGAAAATCACAACGGGCACGACAGCACTACATGACCAAGTGCTGTATCAAAGCGTTTTACAAGATCGCACAGATGATCCTGAACTCTCTGTAGATGAAGCGGATGACGCAGAGATATTGTATACATCCGGCACTACTGGCTATCCAAAAGGCGCGTTATTTGATCATCACCGCGTACTTCATGTAGCGTTCAACACCTCTTTTATCCTCAAAATCCATCCTGATGACATATTGCTTCATGCAGCACCGTTGTTTCATTCAGCCCAATTGAATTTATTTCTTGTACCAGGAATTTATTTAGGCTGTACACAAGTTGTGCATCAAAACTTCGAACCTCAAAAAATATTACAAGCGATCGATCACTATAAAATTAGTTTGTTCTTTGGCGTACCGACAATGTATAATTTTTTGCTGCAAGTTCCAAACAAACAGCAATATGATCTTTCATCGGTTACACGTTGCGGATATGGGGCAGCGCCGATGCCTGTCGCTTTGCTAGAAAAAGTTATGGAACTTTTTAGCACAGATCAGTTTTACAATATGTGTGGTCAGACAGAAGGAGGACCGGGTGGAGGTGCTTTTCTTCTTCCTGAAGATCATAAAGAAAAGATCGGTACGGGAGGAAAAGCTTCGCTGAATACGGAAATTCGTGTTGTCGATGACCATGGAGAGGATATACTGCCTGGTGAAGTAGGGGAATTTATTATCCAAAGTGAGATGGTTATGAAAGGCTATTATAATAAGCCCGAAGAAACGGCAAAAGCGATCCGAAACGGTTGGCTCTATACTGGCGATTTGGCGACCATCGATGAAGATGGCTTCGTGACATTAGTGGATAGGAAGAAAGATATGATCGTGTCTGGCGGAGAGAATGTCTACTCAACCGAAGTGGAACAAGCGCTATACAGACATCCTCAGTTACTAGACTCAACGGTCGTAGGCTTACCTGATCCGGTTTGGGGAGAGAAAGTAGTCGCAATCGTAGTAGCGAAGAAAGATGAGAAGCTCGACTACGCAGAGTTAAAAGCTTTCTGTAAAACTCATTTAGCGGATTATAAAGTGCCAGTTGAATTTATCGAAGAACAAGAAATACCACGCAATGCATCAGGGAAAGTATTGAAATATCGCATTCGGGAAGCACTGGTTTCTAATCAAGCAGTTAATCCACACGCATGA